The genomic DNA CCCGGGGGCGCCGGTCCCTTCGACTTCCGCGCGAACCCCTTTCATTTCGTGTGGGCGATCGTCGTTCCGCTCGCCCTCGCGGCGCTCTGGTTGCTGCCGAGCGTGGCGGCCTACAGCCGGGAGTACAGGGAAAAGCTCGATCGCGAGGCGTAGACGATCCGCGCGTCCCCGTGCAACGAGCCCTCCGATGGACATCATCCATCGGAGGGCTCCTCTGTTCCACCTCACCCGCACACTCCGCGCCGGGGGAACGCCGGACTCGCCGCCGTTTCCGCCGGCAGCAGACCCGGCCCGGTCAGTCCCTCGACAGCGCCTGCTCCAGGTCGGCGATCAGGTCGTCCGCGTCCTCCACCCCGCAGGAGAGGCGCACCAGCCCGTCGGAGAGGCCCATTGCCTGGCGGCGGTCCACCGGGACGGAGGCGTGCGTCATCATGGCGGGGTGGCCGATCAGGCTCTCAACGGCGCCCAGCGACTCGGCCAGGGCGAAGAGGCGGGTGCTGTTCGCCAGCTTCTTCGCGTTCTCCAGCGAGCCGGTCTCCACGGAGATCATCCCGGTGAAGCCCTTCATCTGCCGCCGCGCGAGCTCGTGCTGCGGGTGCGAGGGCAGGCCGGGGTAGTAGACGCGCTCGATGCGGGGGTGCGCCTCCAGCCACTCGGCGATCCGCTGGCCGGTGGCGTTCTGGGCGGCCATGCGCAGGTGCAGCGTCTTGGTGCCGCGCAGCGCGAGCCAGCAGTCCCATGGGCCCGGCACGGCGCCGGCGGCGTTCTGCAGGAAGCGCATCCGCTCGTGGATCTCGTCGCTGGAGGTGAGCGCCAGCCCGCCCACCATGTCGGAGTGCCCGTTCATGTACTTGGTGGTGGAGTGCAGCACCAGGTCCGCTCCCAGCTCCAGCGGGCGCTGGTTGTACGGAGAGGCGAAGGTGTTGTCCACGCTGAGCCACGCCCCGGCCGCGTGCGCGATCTCGGCCGCGGCGGCGATGTCGGTGAGGCGCATCATGGGGTTGGTGGGCGTCTCCACGTGCACCAGCTTCGTGGTGGGCCGGATGGCGGCGCGGATCTCGTCCAGGCTGCCGCTGTCCACGAAGGTGAAGTCGATCCCCATGCGGGCGAGCACCTTCGAGAACAGGCGGTAGGTGCCGCCGTAGACGCCCTCGCCGCAGACCACGTGGTCGCCGGCCGAGAACATCTTGACCATGGTGTCGTGCGCGGCCGTCCCGGAGGAGAAGGCCAGGCCGTGCGCGGCGCCCTCCAGCGCGGCGACGTTCCCCTCCAGCGCCTCGCGGGTGGGGTTGTGGGTGCGGGCGTACTCGTAGCCCAGGTGCCGGCCCAGCTCGGGCTGCACGTAGGTGGAGGTCTGGTACACGGGGGGAATGATGGCCCCGGTGGTGGGGTCGGGGCGCTGCCCTGCGTGCACGGCGAGCGTGCCGAAGCCGTGCGTGGCGCCCGCGTCTGCGGGGTTCTGGTCGGTCATCGTGTCGGTTTCGGTATGAGGTGGACGGAGGCCGGCAAGATAGACGGCGCGCTGCGGGAGGGGCAAGCGGCGGACGGGGAGAACCGATCTTGCATCACCCGGCGACCCGCCGTCCGTCGGGTTGCGGGAGGGGGCGCCGACTCCCTACAATTCCGCGCCGACCGCCGTGGCGGGCGGGCCTAATCGACCGTGAATCCAGGACATCCGGTGAT from Longimicrobiaceae bacterium includes the following:
- a CDS encoding cystathionine gamma-synthase, yielding MTDQNPADAGATHGFGTLAVHAGQRPDPTTGAIIPPVYQTSTYVQPELGRHLGYEYARTHNPTREALEGNVAALEGAAHGLAFSSGTAAHDTMVKMFSAGDHVVCGEGVYGGTYRLFSKVLARMGIDFTFVDSGSLDEIRAAIRPTTKLVHVETPTNPMMRLTDIAAAAEIAHAAGAWLSVDNTFASPYNQRPLELGADLVLHSTTKYMNGHSDMVGGLALTSSDEIHERMRFLQNAAGAVPGPWDCWLALRGTKTLHLRMAAQNATGQRIAEWLEAHPRIERVYYPGLPSHPQHELARRQMKGFTGMISVETGSLENAKKLANSTRLFALAESLGAVESLIGHPAMMTHASVPVDRRQAMGLSDGLVRLSCGVEDADDLIADLEQALSRD